From a region of the Constantimarinum furrinae genome:
- a CDS encoding DUF58 domain-containing protein: MDTKELLKKVRKIEIKTRRLSDHVFGGEYHSTFKGRGMTFSEVRGYQYGDDVRNIDWNVTARYNEPFIKVFEEERELTLMLMADISGSEFFGTDAQFKNEIITEIAATLAFSALQNNDKIGLILFTDEIELFIPPKKGKSHVLRIIRELLEFKPQSKKTDIARALKYLTNVMKKKAIVFVLSDFITDGYKDTLKIVSGKHDVTGIRVYDRREEEIPNLGMVQMMDEESGELLLVNTGAKGVRNQYHTYYRERVDYFLEAFLKSGAGALSCRVDESYVKKLLGYFKRRG; encoded by the coding sequence GTGGATACTAAAGAACTTCTTAAGAAAGTACGAAAGATCGAAATTAAAACGCGGCGTTTAAGCGACCATGTGTTTGGTGGAGAGTATCACAGTACCTTTAAAGGAAGGGGGATGACATTTAGTGAAGTTCGGGGGTATCAGTACGGCGATGATGTTCGGAATATAGACTGGAATGTAACGGCCCGTTATAATGAACCATTTATTAAGGTTTTTGAAGAAGAACGGGAGCTTACCCTAATGCTTATGGCCGATATAAGCGGAAGTGAATTCTTCGGAACCGACGCTCAGTTTAAAAATGAGATCATTACCGAAATTGCTGCTACACTTGCCTTTTCGGCGCTTCAGAATAATGATAAAATAGGATTGATCCTGTTTACAGACGAGATCGAATTGTTTATTCCTCCGAAAAAAGGGAAATCGCATGTGCTTCGAATTATCCGTGAATTGCTTGAATTTAAACCTCAAAGTAAAAAGACCGATATCGCACGAGCCCTGAAATACCTTACCAACGTAATGAAGAAGAAAGCGATTGTATTTGTGCTTTCAGATTTTATTACAGATGGGTATAAGGATACTCTAAAGATCGTTTCTGGTAAGCATGATGTAACCGGAATAAGAGTTTACGACCGTCGGGAGGAAGAGATCCCTAATCTGGGAATGGTGCAGATGATGGACGAAGAATCCGGAGAATTACTATTGGTTAATACAGGTGCTAAGGGAGTGAGAAATCAATACCATACCTACTACCGTGAACGGGTGGACTATTTTCTGGAGGCATTCCTAAAGAGCGGCGCCGGAGCATTAAGCTGCCGTGTGGATGAAAGTTATGTAAAGAAATTACTGGGATATTTTAAACGC
- a CDS encoding DUF4382 domain-containing protein, with protein sequence MKMKRIASIAFAVLLVLGFVACSNDDSSGNVDEGTARMSVKLVDAPGDYDNVFIDVQDVVIKYNGSEDEVSIGEVNGGVYDLLTLTGGLSVVLVDDEIPVGSISQIRLILGDNNTVVVDGETYPLATPSAQQSGLKLQVNETLEAGIFYEFILDFDVEESIVVQGNGSYSLKPVIRASTTAETGSISGAVLPLGFQTLVTADNGITQISSYVNASGDFVLSGVPEGTYTVTVEAEPLAGLNAAVVQNVNVTVGEVTTLGTIDLEL encoded by the coding sequence ATGAAAATGAAAAGAATCGCAAGTATTGCCTTTGCAGTATTGTTAGTCCTGGGATTTGTTGCATGTAGCAATGATGATTCCTCCGGGAATGTAGATGAAGGAACCGCGCGAATGTCGGTTAAACTCGTCGATGCACCGGGAGATTATGACAACGTATTTATTGATGTCCAAGATGTCGTTATTAAGTACAATGGAAGTGAAGATGAGGTATCCATTGGTGAAGTTAATGGAGGGGTATACGATCTGCTTACGTTAACAGGTGGTTTAAGTGTCGTCCTTGTGGATGATGAAATCCCTGTCGGATCGATTAGTCAGATACGCCTTATTCTTGGAGATAATAATACGGTGGTTGTCGATGGAGAAACGTATCCATTAGCTACCCCAAGTGCTCAACAGTCCGGGTTAAAACTTCAGGTAAATGAAACATTAGAAGCCGGAATATTCTATGAATTTATCCTCGATTTCGATGTGGAAGAGTCCATAGTTGTACAAGGGAATGGTAGCTATTCCTTAAAACCTGTAATTCGTGCATCAACCACAGCCGAAACAGGGTCTATAAGCGGAGCCGTTTTACCATTAGGTTTCCAGACACTGGTTACAGCCGATAACGGAATTACCCAAATTTCTTCATATGTGAATGCTTCGGGAGATTTTGTTTTAAGTGGTGTTCCTGAAGGAACCTACACGGTAACCGTTGAAGCCGAACCACTTGCGGGATTGAATGCTGCTGTCGTACAGAATGTAAATGTCACAGTAGGAGAGGTGACTACCTTAGGTACGATCGATCTGGAATTATAG
- a CDS encoding AAA family ATPase has product MEQTDTTLDIGALNEKIEKESAFVDILSLEMNKVIIGQKHMIERLLIGLLGQGHILLEGVPGLAKTLAINTLSKAVHGTFSRIQFTPDLLPADVVGTLIYNMKVNDFSIKKGPIFANFVLADEINRAPAKVQSALLEAMQEKQVTIGETTFELDRPFLVMATQNPIEQEGTYPLPEAQVDRFMLKTVIKYPQMAEEQLIIRQNLKDGYEKVNAVVTLDQIKRAQAAVRDVYMDEKIEKYILDIIFATRTPENYRLADLKPLISFGSSPRGSINLAMASKCYAFIKRRGYVIPEDVRAVVHDVLRHRIGITYEAEAENVTSEDIINKIVNEIEVP; this is encoded by the coding sequence ATGGAACAAACAGATACCACTTTGGATATTGGAGCGTTAAACGAAAAAATTGAGAAAGAAAGTGCTTTTGTCGACATCCTTTCTTTGGAAATGAATAAGGTGATCATTGGTCAAAAACACATGATCGAAAGATTGCTTATTGGACTATTAGGACAAGGACATATATTGCTGGAAGGAGTGCCCGGTCTGGCAAAAACTCTTGCCATAAACACCTTGTCTAAAGCGGTTCACGGAACTTTCAGTAGAATACAATTTACCCCCGATCTTCTTCCTGCCGATGTTGTTGGAACCCTTATTTATAACATGAAGGTCAATGATTTCAGTATAAAGAAAGGACCTATTTTCGCCAACTTCGTGCTTGCCGACGAGATCAACAGAGCACCGGCTAAAGTACAATCGGCACTACTTGAGGCCATGCAGGAAAAGCAGGTGACCATTGGAGAAACCACCTTCGAACTGGATCGACCTTTTCTTGTAATGGCGACACAAAACCCAATAGAGCAGGAAGGAACTTATCCGCTACCGGAAGCTCAGGTTGACCGTTTTATGTTAAAAACGGTGATAAAATACCCTCAAATGGCCGAAGAACAACTAATAATTCGGCAGAATTTAAAGGATGGATATGAAAAAGTAAATGCTGTGGTTACCCTCGACCAGATAAAAAGAGCACAAGCTGCGGTTCGGGATGTGTATATGGATGAAAAGATCGAAAAGTACATACTCGATATTATTTTTGCCACGCGTACTCCGGAAAATTATCGTCTGGCCGATCTAAAACCTCTAATAAGTTTTGGTTCTTCTCCTCGGGGAAGTATCAACCTTGCCATGGCTTCAAAATGTTATGCATTTATAAAGCGAAGAGGATATGTAATTCCTGAAGATGTGCGTGCCGTAGTGCATGATGTCCTGCGCCACCGAATTGGCATCACCTATGAAGCTGAAGCCGAAAATGTAACTTCCGAAGATATCATTAATAAGATCGTAAACGAGATCGAAGTGCCTTAA